A genomic stretch from Candidatus Kryptonium sp. includes:
- a CDS encoding spore maturation protein has translation MSFREIMNIISVIAIPFVIFTFLIYGFAKRVKVYESFVEGAKEGFNVAVRIIPYLVAMLVAIGIFRASGAMDVLVAILSPITNLIGFPAEALPMALMRPLSGSGSLGIMTEIMKTYGPDSFLGLLVSTMYGSTETTFYVLAVYFGSVNIRKTRHAVPAGVISDITGLLTAFFICKLVFG, from the coding sequence ATGAGTTTCAGGGAAATAATGAACATAATCTCTGTCATCGCAATACCTTTCGTGATCTTTACCTTCTTGATCTATGGATTTGCAAAAAGAGTTAAAGTTTACGAATCATTCGTTGAAGGAGCAAAGGAAGGTTTTAATGTAGCAGTGCGAATAATTCCCTACCTTGTTGCTATGCTCGTTGCAATCGGGATCTTCAGAGCAAGTGGTGCAATGGATGTCCTTGTTGCGATTTTAAGCCCGATCACAAATTTAATTGGTTTTCCAGCTGAAGCCTTACCTATGGCTTTGATGCGACCACTCTCTGGAAGTGGCTCGCTCGGGATTATGACGGAGATAATGAAAACATATGGACCTGACTCATTCCTCGGGCTTCTTGTCTCAACTATGTATGGAAGCACTGAAACAACTTTTTATGTGCTTGCGGTTTACTTCGGCTCCGTGAACATAAGAAAAACAAGACATGCAGTTCCAGCAGGTGTGATCTCAGATATAACTGGCTTGCTTACAGCATTTTTTATTTGTAAATTAGTTTTCGGCTGA